Sequence from the Thermococcus nautili genome:
TGGAGAACAACGATTCGTGGCTTGTGCTGGGCGATGTTAGAAACCTGTCCGTGACATTGGGCGGTGGAAACCCGAGGAACCTCACCGTCATCTACTATCCGTTCCAGGTCTCGGCTTCCAACGGGAGCGCTCAGGCCAAATTGAGGGTCTTTGCGGTTCCCATCGGCTTTCCATCAACGGTTCAGTCCGGAAAAATCGAACTTAAACTGGTAACCTACTACGGAACCTGCAACAACGTTACATTTTTCTTTTGAAAGCCTCTCCCTTTGGGGCGGGGATGCAGTAAACCGCCCAACGAGCTTTAAATCATCGAAACCCTTAAATATCCTCCCGTTTAATAAGGCCTCGAAAAGGCCACCGTAAAACAACCCCTCTCGAAGGGGTTTCAAGTTATCCTCGCCCTTGGAGTGTTGACGCCGTGAGGGCGTCTTTCAATGACTGCCCGTTGTGGCAGTTAAAAACTCTAAGTGGTGGCCTCCAAGCCATAACCCCAATCCGCTTTGCGGTGAGGGGTAACGGGCCGAAGACCCGGCCCGCGGGCTGAACTGAAACCGGCGACGGGAGTATGTGATGGGCCCGCAAACCGAACCGCCCGTTAGCGAGGGGTTAACTCGTTGGAACCCTCGCCCTTCAGGGAGGGGAGGAGGTCAGCTTGGCAACTGGATTGAGGACCCGAAGGGCTGGCTGGTCGTGAAAACCGTGAACGTCACCGTCTGCCCACCCAAAACCTCTTAACTTTTTCCGCCTTCTCTTCCCCGGTGGTCGTGATGGAGGCTTTTGATAAGGAAGAGCTCACTATCATCCGGAAGTTTGAGCACATAGAGCACTGCCTCAAAAGGAACGTTCAGGCCCACGTGAGCAATGGTTTTGAGGACGTGCACTTCGTCCACATGAGCCTGCCTGAGATTGACAAGGACGAGATTGACCTGAGCGTCGAGTTCCTCGGGAGGCGCTTTGACTACCCGATTTTCATAGCGGGAATGACCGGGGGAACCAAGGGCTCCCAGCTCGCCGGGAGGATAAACAAAACCCTCGCGAAGGCCGCGCAGGAGCTCAACATACCGATGGGCGTCGGCAGTCAGAGGGCGATGATAAGGAAGCCTGAAACCTGGGAGAGCTACTACGTCCGCGATGTCGCTCCAGACGTCTTCCTTGTCGGCAACCTCGGGGCACCTCAGTTCTCCGAAACCATTCCGGAGCGCTACGGCATAGAGGAGGCCCTGAAGGCGGTCGAGACGATTGGGGCGGACGCTCTGGCAATACACATGAACCCCCTGCAGGAGAGCGTCCAGCCCGAGGGGGACACGCAGTACAGGGGTGTTCTCAAAGCTCTGGCGGAGCTCAAGGCGGAGTTTCCATACCCGATAATAGCAAAGGAAACAGGAGCGGGGGTTTCCAAGGAGGTCGCGGTCAGGCTTGAGAGCATTGGGATTGACGCGATAGATGTCGGCGGCCTCGGCGGGACGAGCTGGAGCGGCGTCGAGTACTACCGCGCGAAGGACGAGCTTGGCAGGAACCTTGCCCTCAGGTTCTGGGATTGGGGAATTAAGACCGCGGTAAGCGTCGCAGAGGTTCGCTACTCCACAGACCTGCCGATTATAGCCACCGGCGGAATGCGCGACGGGATAACGATGGCCAAGGCTTTGGCGATGGGTGCGACCTTTGCTGGAGTGGCTTTGCCCCTTCTCAAGCCTGCGATGAAGGGCGACGTCGAGGGCGTCATCAAAATCCTGAGGCGCTACATCGAGGAGATAAGGAACGCGATGTTCCTCGTCGGTGCCAGAAACGTCGAAGAGCTGAGAAGGGTCCCGCTCGTTATCACGGGCTTCACGAGGGAGTGGCTGGAGCAGAGGATTGACCTTCCAGGCTATCTGCGCGCCCGGTGAGAAAGGTGAAGGGTCTCCTTTCCCGCACATTTTCCTTCATTGAGGGCGTTCTCATAGTGCTAACGCCCCTGACGGCGGTTGCCGGCATAATCCTTTCCTTTTTAGCCTCGCTGTTCACGGTCTGGAAACCAGGAGAGGACGGGCCGGCTTTTCTGCTCGGGGCCGTATCGGGCTCGACCGTTGCCATCTCGCTCTGGGGGAGGGGCTGGTTCTCACTCTGGGGTTCCCTGGGGCTGATTCCTCTGGCTTTCGTCCTGACGGTTTTTGCCGGGTCGTTGCTCTCGCTGAAGTCGCCAAGATGATGCACACCTTTTTAAACCCTCGTTCAGAGTAATGCCCAACGCAGCCCCGCGCCTCAGGAGGGGCCCGGGGCGGGAGGATGATTGAGATGATAAAGGTCTACACAATCAGCGGTTACGAGGAAGTCGGCAAGAACATGACGGCCGTTGGCTACTCCGACGGCAGAAGGGAAGAGGTAGTGATAATAGACATGGGCATCATGCTCGACAGGGTGATGATTCACGAGGACACGAGCATCCAGAAGTTCTCCGACAAGGAGCTCCAGAAGCTCGGCGCGATTCCCGACGACAGGATTCTCTGGAAGAGTCGGAACAAGAAGGTCGTCGCAATAGCCCTCACCCACGGCCACCTCGACCACATCGGCGCGATAGCCAAGCTCGCCCCGCACTACCCCGACACGCCCGTCTACGGGACGCCCTACACGATTAAGCTCGCCAAGGGCGAAGTCAAGAGCGAGGAGTACTTTGAGGTCAAGAACCCGATGTACGAGACCGAGTTCGGTGAAATAGTCCAGGTGAGCGAGAACATCGCGATAGAGTTCATCCGCATCACCCACTCGATTCCGCAGGCGGCCATGGTGGCCATCCACACCCCAGACGGGATAGTCCTTCACACCGGCGACTTCAAGTTCGACAACAACAACCCGCTCGGCGAGAGGCCCGACTACAAGCGCCTCAAGGAGCTCGGGAAGGAGGGCGTCAAGGTTCTCATTGCCGAATCCACGCGCGTCGCGGAGCCGACGAAGACGCCGAGCGAGGCAGTGGCTCAAATGCTCCTCGAGGACTTCTTCCTCTACGAGGGCATGGATGAGAAGGGATTGATAGCGACAACCTTCGCGAGCCACATCTTCCGCCTCCAGGAGCTAATTTGGATAGCCAACAAGATGGGCAGACAGGCCGTTTTGGTTGGCCGCTCCCTCGCGAAGTACACGGGCATAGCGAAACAGCTTGGGTTGATAAAGATGAAGGGAGCAAGAGCCGTCAGAAGTCCCAACGCCGTCAGGAAGGTCCTCAAAGAGGTATCGCAGGCGAGGGAGAACTACCTCCTCATCGTTACAGGCCATCAGGGCGAGCCCGGAGCGGTATTGACCAGAATGGCGGACGGCGAGCTCTACGACATCGGCAAGGACGACACCGTCGTCTTTTCAGCCGGAACGATACCGAACCCGCTCAACTACGCCCAGCGCTACAAGCTCGAAACGAAGCTCAGGATGAGGGGCGTCAGAATGATTAAAGACCTCCACGTTTCCGGCCACGCAAGCAGGGAGGACCACCGCTACCTGATAAGGCTCCTCAACCCCGAGAACATCGTCCCGGCCCACGGCGAGTTCAGAATGCTCACCCACTACGCAGAGCTGGCCGAGGAAGAGGGCTACATGATTGGAAAGGACGTCTTTGTGTCGAGGAACGGCTACATTGTCGAGATTCCGTGAGGGCAAAGCTGATAAAGACTTTCCACTTTTTCCCTTTGATTGCTTTCATCGCTCACGGGGTGGTAGCATGGGAAAGTATGATGAACTCTTCGGCAGGGTTAAAACCATGGCGAAGGCCGTTGACGAGAAAATCTTTGAGCTCATCCCTGAGAGGGAGCCCAAAAACCTCTACGACGCGGCAAGGCATTACCCGCTCGCCGGTGGCAAGAGGGTTCGCCCCTTCGTCGTTCTCCGGGCAACGGAGGCCGTTGGCGGCGACCCAGAGAAGGCGCTCTATCCAGCGGCCGCGGTTGAGTTCATTCACAACTACTCCCTCGTCCACGACGACATAATGGACATGGACGAGTTAAGGCGCGGGAGGCCGACAGTCCACAAGGTCTGGGGCGTCAACATGGCGATTTTGGCAGGCGATTTGCTCTTCAGCAAGGCCTTTGAGGCGATAGCCAGGGCTGAGGTAAGCCCAGAGAAGAAGGCGAGAATCCTTGAGGTTCTCGTGAAGACCTCAAACGAGCTCTGCGAGGGTCAGGCGCTCGACATAGAGTTCGAGACGAGGGAAGAAGTGACCGTTGACGAGTACCTCAAGATGATTAGCGGTAAGACCGGGGCGCTCTTCGACGGCTCGGCAACGATAGGCGCAATCGTCGGCACTGAGGACGAGGAGTACATAAAGGCCCTCTCAAAATGGGGAAGGAACGTGGGAATTGCCTTCCAGATATGGGACGACGTGCTCGATTTAATAGCCGACGAGGAGAAGCTTGGAAAGCCCGTCGGAAGCGACATAAGGAAGGGCAAAAAGACGCTCATAGTCAGCCACTTCTTCCAGCACGCGAGTGAAGAGGACAAGGCGGAGTTCATGAAGGTCTTCGGCAAGTACGCCGGCGACGCCAAGGGTGACGCCCTCATTCACGACGAGAAGGTGAAGGAGGAAGTTGCCAAGGCCATCGAGCTCCTCAAGAAGTACGGCAGCATCGACTACGCCGCTCAGTACGCCAAGAACCTTGTGAAGGAAGCCAACGAGGCGCTCAAGGTTCTCCCCGAGAGCGAGGCAAGGAAAGACCTTGAACTCCTCGCCGAGTTCCTGGTGGAGAGGGAGTTTTGATGGGAGAGTTCCGGCTCTCCGATTATTCCTCTGACTTCCTTACCCTCTCCCTTCTGCTCCTCATAGGTTCTGCCTTTACGGTTCCATGGGTTGAAGTTTCGGTAAGCTCGCTCCGGGATTTTGTCTACTACCTCATCCTTCCCTGGGTCGTCGTAATACCTTTCCACGAGGGCCTTCACGCGCTCGTTGCCAGACTTTTCGGTGCGAGGGTGAGGTTCGGCGTCACAACCTTTGGAAAGCTCGTCGTCGCGCCCTACACTGCAGTTGAAACACCCCTAACCGCGAGACGCTTTATCGCCGTTACCCTTGCGCCGCTTTCCTTATCTCTCATCGCGCTCGCCCTTGCATGGCTACTCCGCTCAGACTTCTGGGCGCTCGTTTACGTCTTCAACACCGCGGGAATGGCGGGGGACTTCATCGTTATCCTCGCGCTCCTCGGACTTTCCCCAGACACGGAAGTAGTTGACCGCGGCGAGGCGCTCGTTTCCAGCTCGGGCACGCTGGAGCCCTATCCCCTGTGGGTTTCAAAGGCCCTTAGGGTTGTCCTCCTCGCGGTTCTGCTCGCAATCATCGCCCGCGCCCGAGTCGAGGTCGTTGTGGAGAACAGTCCGTAGATACTTTTAAATAGGTGAACATTCATACTTTGCTTGGTGGGGAATATGCGCGACGTCCAGAAAGTTGCTGGATTGTCCCTTTTGATAGTGCTCTTGTCGTTTTTGGTAGGCTTCCTTCTCGGCATTGATGCTGGAGGGCTCCTTCCGCTTGCACTCTACTTAACAGGACTCCTGCTGGGCTCACTTTTTGTTGCATTCGTTGCCTTCAGGCTCGGCGTTGGGCCGAGAGAACTCACAAAAACGGCCTTGATAGCTGTTCCGGTCGTTCTCGCTGCTGTGTTGGCACTGATAAGGTTCGCGGCTTCCTTCGTTGAAGCGCCGGCGTCGGGCCCCACCGAGGGCGACGGTTTCATGATAGTGTTGCTCTTCCTCCTGCTCCCGGCCGTTCTGCTGGGCCTCCTGGGGAGTCTTTTTGAGCTTTCCTTGTGGAGGCGGAACGGCAACCTCTCGGCCTGATGTTTCTGGTTTTCTCTTTTCAGCGCTTTGCAATCAGCCACCCGACCGGAGGATGCTCCGCCCCGGCCTTCCAATTTTCATAGGCTCTCCCCCACCTTCTCAAAAGCTCGGCGCGCTTTTCATCGTCTTCTACTCTCTCCACGTACTCGCGGGGAATATAGGCGAGGTAGTGTGGCAACTCGGGCTCGAACGTCCCGCTCTTGATTACCCTCCCTCCTGCTCGCTCAACGAGTTCGATGAGCTTTTCAAGCGTCGGGTAGTGAAGGTCGTCCTTCTCGCCGAACAACGCCTCAAAGATTTCCTCGCGCAGGTTGTAGAGTTCGAGGTGCGCCCTCTGCCTCTCGTTGTTCGCCACTGGAAGGCTCTCCGCGATGAATACCCGCTCCGAGACACGGAGCATTTCAGAGATGACCTTAACCATCGTTTCTTCGTTTTTCAGGCTCCTGACTCCGTGGACAAGAACCGCCAAGTCAAAGGCTCTGAACGGGAACGGTAGCTCCCGCGCGTCGAGCTTGAGCGGTATTATCTTGTGCTTTACCCCTGCTGATGTGGCAACTTCCTCGAAGAAGCGCCAGCGGGAGCGGTCAACGGCAACAACACGGCCTGTCTCACCGACGAGATAAGCGAGGGGAACGGTGGTTAGTGCGTGCGCACCACAGCCGACGAAACTTTGCCTGCGCAAAGTTTCATCAAAATTGGCATTCCTATTCTGAAGAGGCGCTAATGTTGTGGGGTTCAAGTTTCAAAGGCCATAGAGCATGGTTTTTACTGCGAATACAACGCCCGAAGGGCGTTAAAAAGAGTTAAAACCTAATGAAATTTCGCTTTCTTCTTTAAACCCCCTCTTCTTGCCCGGTTTGTCAAGACATGCAAACTTTGTGGTGGCAGTTAGTGAGTTGAATACTTTTGGTCAAACTTTTCTCCAGAAAAGTTTGCTCGGTGTGCAACCAGTCGGGTGGCAAAGGTGGCTCGTTTCGGGGCGGGATTTTTAAAAGAACTTCTCCCTTAAACGTTTCCTCGCTAACCGGCATGGACAACACCGAAAAGGGCTAAAGACGTTCTCTTTAAGGCGTTTTCGGAGAAAAGGTTTTATAAGTTGGGGGTGAATTAATACACGGCGAAAAATTTGTAGAAAAAGACAAAACCCTCACTCCACAAACACAGCCGGCTTCAACGGCATCGCGGCTTTCTTCTTTCCTCCCTTGTCCTCCTCGGGGTTGATTATCAGCTCGACGCCGAGTTCCTTCTCTATGAAGTCTTTGGCTTCCCTCAGCGCCTTTTCCTCGTCTATTCTTTTGACCTCGAAGGCCCTCTCCTTGATGAGCCTCTGTATCAGCTTGCTTATCTCCTTGCCGTGCTTCCTCATCTCCGGGTCCTTCATGAGCTCTGCCATCGCCGACTTGAAGTCCCTCTTCTCGGCGACGACCTCAACGACCCTCCACTTCCACTCCGGGGCGGTGTAGACGTAAACCCTGCTCGGGTTCTCTATCTTCGCAACGCGGATTATCTCCTTGACGTCCTCGATGAAGGCCTTGACGAACTCCTCTTCCGCCTCTACCGTCTCGTCCCACCACTCGGGAACGGGCTCTGGCCAGGGAGCGAGGCTGACGAAGCCCTCTCCGCCCAGCTTCTCCCAGAGCTCCTCGCTGATGTGTGGCGTAAACGGCGCCATGAGCCTGACCCAGACGTCGGCGAGCTTTCTCAATACAAAGCGCTTGGCCTTGTCGTCCCTTCCCTCGGTCCTCCTCAAATACCAGCGCAGGTCGTTGAGGATCGTGTAGAACGCCCACTGGACGGCGGTTCTCGTCCTGAACTCCTCAAGGGCCTTGGTGGTTCCCTCGATGGCCTTGTTGAGCCTGTGGAGCATCCAGCGGTCGATGTTCTTGAGCTCGGCTTCCTCGGCCTCGTAGCTTGAGAACTCGCTTATCAGCTCGTAGAAGCGCTCGACCTGCCTGCGGAGCTTTCCAACCTCCTTCCTGCGCCAGTCGAAGTCGCTGTCGTGCTCGGCGAGACCCATTATGTAGAGCCTCACAACATCTGCCCCGTTCTCCTCGATTGCGTCAATGAAGTTCAGCACGTTGCCCTTGCTCTTGCTCATCTTCTGGCCCTCGAGCGTTCCGAAGCCGTTTACGGCGATTCCCTTCGGCCAGTGCTCGCGCCTGAATATAGCCGTGTGGTTGAATATGAAGAACGTCAGGTGGTTCGGTATCAGGTCTTTGGCAGAGCAGCGCCAGTCGAGCGGGTACCAGTACTCGAACTCCTCTTTCATCTCGTGGATTGTCTCTGCCGGGATTCCGGTCTTTTCTTCAAGCTCCTTCTCGCGCTCCTCGCTGAAGTCCTCGCGGAAGATGTAGTCAAAGAACTCCCTCGTGAGCTTCTCGGGGTCGAGCCTGCCCTCCTCGCGGAGCTTGTTTATGTGCCTGCTTATCGTGTAGTAGGCCATGTAGATTGTCGAGTCGCTCAGGCTCTCGATGACCCACTCCGGGTCCCAGGGCAGGGGCGTTCCGAGGCCGACCTTTCTGGCACAGGCCTTCTTGTCGAGCCAGTCTATAACCGCCTCGAACTGCGCGCGCCTGCTCTCCGGGTAAATCGTCATGTTTGCCAAAGCTTCTCTCGCTTTCTCCTTCCACTCGGGGTTTCCGTAGTCTATGAACCACTGGTCGTGGATTATCTTGATGACCGCCTGGTTGCCAAAGCGCGAGATGACAGGCTTCTCCGCGAACTCGTACATTATCTCGGCAATGCCCTTCTCCATGAGCTCCTTGGCTATGAGGTCTTTTACCTCCTGGACCGGCTTGCCCGCGTAGGGCTCAATCTTGAAGCGCCCCTTGTGGTACTCGGCCTTGTATATGTTCTTGGTTGCTTCCTCGAGCTTTTCTTTGTCCTTCTGGCTCTTCACGCCGAGCCTCTCAACTTCCTCAACGGCCGGGAACTCACCGTAGCCTTCGAGCTCTATCAGCGAGATGTAGGTGATGTCCTCCAAGACGCGCGGGTCGATGTCAAACTTGAGGAGCAGTTCAGTTTCCTTCTTCAGGTCTTCAAGGGCTATGTGGTCGAAGGGGGCGTGAGCGGGAACGCTCATGACTACTCCAGTCGCGTTGTCGGGGTCAACGAACTCCGCCGGCAGAATGATGACCTCGTCGCCCGTTACCGGGTTCTTCACATACTTGCCGATGAGCTTCTCGCCCTTGAACTCCTCGATGACCTCTATCTCTCTGTCCTGGAAGGAGAGCTTGTAGGCCGCTTCCTTGCTGATTATCCAGGTCTCTTCCCTATCACCGCGCCTGACTTTGGCTTTGACGTAGGTGGCGTTGGGGTTCAGCCACATGTTGGTTACTCCATAGACGGTCTCCGGTCTGAGCGTCGCGGCCGGAAGGTAGATTTTCTCCCCGTTCTCCTCCAGGATGAACTTGATTATCACGTATTCGAGAATCTGGACGTCTTCACCCTCCATTATGTCGTGGTCGCCGAGGGGAGTTCCAACCACTGGGTCCCATCTAACCCTGTGGGCGCCCTTAACGACCAGCCCCATGTCCTTGAGCGTCCAGAACTGCCACTCTATGAACTTGCTGAAGGGCGGGAAGAGACTGGTGGTGTGGAACTCGCGCGTCCAGTCCACGCTGAAGCCGGCCCTTATGAATGTCTCCTTAGCGGCCTTCATGAAGTACTTGACGATTTCCTTCGGGTCCTCGAACTTCCAGAGAATGTCCTCGGGCACCTTGTAGACGTCGCGGTAGATGTGTATGGTCTTCGGGTCGCGGTTCTTTATCCTCTCGGCGATTCCGACTATCGGCGCGCCGGTGATGTGCCACGCCATCGGGAAGAGCACGTTGTAGCCCTGCATCCTCTTGAAGCGCGCTATGACGTCGGGAATCGTGTAGGTCCTCGCGTGGCCGACGTGGAGGTGGCCGGAAAGGTAGGGAAAGGCGACGGTTATGTAGAACTTCTTCTCCTTGGGCTTCGCGTTTCTGTCGGGCTCAAAAACCCTCTCCTCAAGCCAGCGCTTCTGCCACTTCTCTTCAATGGCCTTGAAGTCAACTTTCATGTCCAAGACCTCCTCAAGGTTTTTCCAAAAGAGCGGGAGTCCAGAATAGGGGGGTTATCGATGAAATCAGGCACCGATGTGATTCCAGCGGAGAAGACACTCCCCCCTCATCGGCATCGGTGCGAGTAACGGCTTTGGGTATTTAAGGTTTTTGGGCCCTAAAACTCTTAAGGGGTAACGTTGAGTTTCAATCATGCCTCAGGTCGTGGAAATCGAGTCAGTAATGCTGGCAGTAAGCCTTGTAACGTTTGGTTACCTCTTCGCAAGAGCATTACGCGAGAGGTCACCTGCGCTTCTCTCCGCTTCCTTTGGATGGGCTTTCCTGAGTTTCCATGTGTTCTTGAGAGTATCTGGATACCCCTCCCTTGCTGAGGCGTTTTTGTACTTCTTTGCCCTTGGGGTTTCTCTCTATGTGGTTATTCTTGTCAGGGAGATGTACCCTTCGAAAACAGCCCTCTTTGCTTTGTATCTCTTGACTCCAGTATCCCACGTGGTTTACCGGCTGATGGAGGTTATGGGATACCCTATCCCAAAGGGTGTTGGTGGTATCGCCAGCGATTCTGGTGTCATGTTGCTGGTTACCGCGTACATCGCGTACAGAACGTTTAAACGGCCCCTACTGTCCCTCTCAGTCGTTCCCGTTGCGGTTGTGTTTCTCGCTTACAAGGCGTTGCGCGGAACTCTAATTGGTTTCGGGCTCATGACCCTTGGGGCGCTTGTGTTCTCGATAGCAACGATTCGTGTTACGAGTTCCGGCCTCTTCAAGGGTGGGAGTGTTCCTGATGTCGAGGTGACCGGTCTCGTACTCGTTGAGAGCAGAAAACTGAAATCCATTCTCGATAAGTATAGTGAGTCCCCAATTCTGCTCATAACCCGGAGTGAGGGCAGTTTTCCCGGGGGATGGTCAGTTTTCAGAGTATCAACGGTGCCCTTTGAGAACTCAATATCACCAACGGCCCTTGAACGGCTTAGACATATCATAGTTCAGTATCTGGTTGAGGCCAAGAAAAGCGGGTCCCGGGGACTCGTGGTGATTGACTGCCTCGACTTTCTGCTCCTATACAACGATAGACTCGCTGTTCTAAAGTTCCTTGGGGATGTAAGAGACCACGCGATAGTTAATGATGGCGTTGTCTTTGTGGCACTCGGTGAATCCATAGACGAGCACACGAGACGGCTCATTGAAAAGCTGAGCGATGGGAGGGTCTAACAGTTTCATTAAGCGAGGTTCTAAAATTCGGTTATTCAATAGAAATGCTTAAATAATTCAAAGCACATTTAATTCTTGGTTACCTTGTATTGTCTTCGGACTCTTGGGAGGTGTTCTCAAGTGAAAGAAAAGTTCTTCCTCGTTTTTCTGATTTTGGCTGTCTTTTTTTCTAATGTTGTAGTTGGTGCGAACTATGTCTTTCCGTGGGTTAAACCGGGTGTCTATTTTACGTATTCCGCGATTACGAACACAACCGTTAACTGGACTGCCCCCCATGCTCCTTCAGTTCTTGTCATAATATACAATGTGAGCGGTGAGCCCGTTGGAATTTATTACAGGGGTAACGTCACTATGGCTTTTCTGATTCTCGATGTTTCTAGTGACATGGCCACGATTAAGCTGACGGTTTCAGGAGACGGGGTGGTGGTTAGAACTCTCGGAAACGTTACCCCCATTTGGAACGAGAAAGATATTGTCAATGTTGACACCTTTGGAAACCAATCCCTGATTTACTTGAAACGCCTTGAACTGGAAAGCATGTACCTAATAAACCTAACCACTGGATACGTATATGACCTAAGAGGAAACAGATACGGCAGAACACTGCTCTGGTATAACCCATACCTTAAACTTGGGGATTACCTGTTCACGAGTCCTGGAGGGTTAAACGTTACAGTATCAAAAATTGAGACCTTAAATGAGACGTTTCTTACCTTCTACCGCCCGTTTAGACCCCCAACGATTATTATCATGACGAGTCCCTTCAACGTTAAGATGGGCAATGCCCTCCAAGTTGGAGGAAAAGTAATGGCGTTTTACGACCCATCAACAGGGTTTCTGCTATCTTTCTTGGGTGTTGGGTGGGCGGATTTCCAGGCCTGCGGTTTTCTGACATTTATGGGCTCTACTAAGGCATTTCCAGAGGGGGATGGCCTAAAGCTTGGAGGCCTGCTTCTCAGCGACACCAACGCTGAAGCCGTTGGGAATAAGGTTCCCTACGAAACCTCTACCTCGCCTCTCCTCTATGTATATTTGCTCTCCGTTGCCGGTGCGATTATGGTTTCAACTAGGAGGTGAACTGATGAGGGCTCTGATTTCATGGGAGCTCAACAGGCCGCTGGTTGTGATGACGTTCTTTGCCGGACTTGTGATGGGTTTCATCTCGGTTCACTCGGATTATTTGAGCCCTTACTCTACTGTGCACGTTATCTCCGCAACTGCATCAGTTGAGTTATCTTCCTTCTCTCTCAGCGGTAACGCGTTCTGGCACGTGCTTAAATCTCTTCCGAGGGCGGGCTTTTCGGTTTACTCATTCCTGGTAATCCTTCTCGGAACGTTGATTTTCAGGCACGACAGGGACACCGGTTACGCGCTAACCCTCTACACTCTCCCCTACAAGAAGTCCAAAATATTCCTCGCAAAGCTGGTCTCTCTCCTGTTTCTCATAGTTATGATGCTTTACTTCCCGTTGTTCCTTTCGGTCTTTCTATCAAGCGCGACCGTTGCTGGACATATTCCCTTTATTCTCGACGAAGCCTTTTTCAAAACCCTTCTTTTGATAACCCTTGCACTAGTTTATGTTGCCACACTGACGGCTTTTCTTTCTATGGTCCTTAGGGGCATGTTTCCAACGCTTATCGGGAGCTATCTCATCGTTCATATATCAACCTCTATCGGTGGGGGTAAATTGCCTCCTTTCAGCCTTTTCATTAGGGCTACGGAGATTAACCCCTCTCTATTGGATTCATCGGTTGTCCTTCACGGTATCTTCCTTCCGCTCCTACTTATAATTCTGGGTGTAATCGCTTCCGAGAGGAGGGATGTTCTGTGAGGCTCGCCCTGGTTATATCGCTCTTTCTAATGCTTCTTCCGGGCCTAGCTTACCTCAACTATCGGGAATTTTCGGAAGATGAACACTTTATTGGTCCCCATTCGCTAACGCCTTCCACCTCAGCGAGCCTGAACTACATTGACTTCTACTTCCCCTCAAAGGCTCTAGCAGAAATAACATGTACCTCAGGCTCAGGAGAAATTTACATCGCTGATTCCCTTAAAAAAGAACCCTTGGCCAACTTTTCCTTCATTGGTACCCTCTCGGCTGAGTTCGTGGTTCCTCACGAGGGCAACTATGTGGTGTTCTATAAAGGAAGCGGGGAGACTCAGTGCATTATTCGATTCAAAAGACCCTATC
This genomic interval carries:
- a CDS encoding DUF3267 domain-containing protein, which produces MGEFRLSDYSSDFLTLSLLLLIGSAFTVPWVEVSVSSLRDFVYYLILPWVVVIPFHEGLHALVARLFGARVRFGVTTFGKLVVAPYTAVETPLTARRFIAVTLAPLSLSLIALALAWLLRSDFWALVYVFNTAGMAGDFIVILALLGLSPDTEVVDRGEALVSSSGTLEPYPLWVSKALRVVLLAVLLAIIARARVEVVVENSP
- a CDS encoding polyprenyl synthetase family protein; amino-acid sequence: MGKYDELFGRVKTMAKAVDEKIFELIPEREPKNLYDAARHYPLAGGKRVRPFVVLRATEAVGGDPEKALYPAAAVEFIHNYSLVHDDIMDMDELRRGRPTVHKVWGVNMAILAGDLLFSKAFEAIARAEVSPEKKARILEVLVKTSNELCEGQALDIEFETREEVTVDEYLKMISGKTGALFDGSATIGAIVGTEDEEYIKALSKWGRNVGIAFQIWDDVLDLIADEEKLGKPVGSDIRKGKKTLIVSHFFQHASEEDKAEFMKVFGKYAGDAKGDALIHDEKVKEEVAKAIELLKKYGSIDYAAQYAKNLVKEANEALKVLPESEARKDLELLAEFLVEREF
- a CDS encoding RNase J family beta-CASP ribonuclease: MIKVYTISGYEEVGKNMTAVGYSDGRREEVVIIDMGIMLDRVMIHEDTSIQKFSDKELQKLGAIPDDRILWKSRNKKVVAIALTHGHLDHIGAIAKLAPHYPDTPVYGTPYTIKLAKGEVKSEEYFEVKNPMYETEFGEIVQVSENIAIEFIRITHSIPQAAMVAIHTPDGIVLHTGDFKFDNNNPLGERPDYKRLKELGKEGVKVLIAESTRVAEPTKTPSEAVAQMLLEDFFLYEGMDEKGLIATTFASHIFRLQELIWIANKMGRQAVLVGRSLAKYTGIAKQLGLIKMKGARAVRSPNAVRKVLKEVSQARENYLLIVTGHQGEPGAVLTRMADGELYDIGKDDTVVFSAGTIPNPLNYAQRYKLETKLRMRGVRMIKDLHVSGHASREDHRYLIRLLNPENIVPAHGEFRMLTHYAELAEEEGYMIGKDVFVSRNGYIVEIP
- the leuS gene encoding leucine--tRNA ligase, which codes for MKVDFKAIEEKWQKRWLEERVFEPDRNAKPKEKKFYITVAFPYLSGHLHVGHARTYTIPDVIARFKRMQGYNVLFPMAWHITGAPIVGIAERIKNRDPKTIHIYRDVYKVPEDILWKFEDPKEIVKYFMKAAKETFIRAGFSVDWTREFHTTSLFPPFSKFIEWQFWTLKDMGLVVKGAHRVRWDPVVGTPLGDHDIMEGEDVQILEYVIIKFILEENGEKIYLPAATLRPETVYGVTNMWLNPNATYVKAKVRRGDREETWIISKEAAYKLSFQDREIEVIEEFKGEKLIGKYVKNPVTGDEVIILPAEFVDPDNATGVVMSVPAHAPFDHIALEDLKKETELLLKFDIDPRVLEDITYISLIELEGYGEFPAVEEVERLGVKSQKDKEKLEEATKNIYKAEYHKGRFKIEPYAGKPVQEVKDLIAKELMEKGIAEIMYEFAEKPVISRFGNQAVIKIIHDQWFIDYGNPEWKEKAREALANMTIYPESRRAQFEAVIDWLDKKACARKVGLGTPLPWDPEWVIESLSDSTIYMAYYTISRHINKLREEGRLDPEKLTREFFDYIFREDFSEEREKELEEKTGIPAETIHEMKEEFEYWYPLDWRCSAKDLIPNHLTFFIFNHTAIFRREHWPKGIAVNGFGTLEGQKMSKSKGNVLNFIDAIEENGADVVRLYIMGLAEHDSDFDWRRKEVGKLRRQVERFYELISEFSSYEAEEAELKNIDRWMLHRLNKAIEGTTKALEEFRTRTAVQWAFYTILNDLRWYLRRTEGRDDKAKRFVLRKLADVWVRLMAPFTPHISEELWEKLGGEGFVSLAPWPEPVPEWWDETVEAEEEFVKAFIEDVKEIIRVAKIENPSRVYVYTAPEWKWRVVEVVAEKRDFKSAMAELMKDPEMRKHGKEISKLIQRLIKERAFEVKRIDEEKALREAKDFIEKELGVELIINPEEDKGGKKKAAMPLKPAVFVE
- a CDS encoding class I SAM-dependent methyltransferase produces the protein MRRQSFVGCGAHALTTVPLAYLVGETGRVVAVDRSRWRFFEEVATSAGVKHKIIPLKLDARELPFPFRAFDLAVLVHGVRSLKNEETMVKVISEMLRVSERVFIAESLPVANNERQRAHLELYNLREEIFEALFGEKDDLHYPTLEKLIELVERAGGRVIKSGTFEPELPHYLAYIPREYVERVEDDEKRAELLRRWGRAYENWKAGAEHPPVGWLIAKR
- the fni gene encoding type 2 isopentenyl-diphosphate Delta-isomerase, coding for MEAFDKEELTIIRKFEHIEHCLKRNVQAHVSNGFEDVHFVHMSLPEIDKDEIDLSVEFLGRRFDYPIFIAGMTGGTKGSQLAGRINKTLAKAAQELNIPMGVGSQRAMIRKPETWESYYVRDVAPDVFLVGNLGAPQFSETIPERYGIEEALKAVETIGADALAIHMNPLQESVQPEGDTQYRGVLKALAELKAEFPYPIIAKETGAGVSKEVAVRLESIGIDAIDVGGLGGTSWSGVEYYRAKDELGRNLALRFWDWGIKTAVSVAEVRYSTDLPIIATGGMRDGITMAKALAMGATFAGVALPLLKPAMKGDVEGVIKILRRYIEEIRNAMFLVGARNVEELRRVPLVITGFTREWLEQRIDLPGYLRAR